A DNA window from Streptomyces bacillaris contains the following coding sequences:
- a CDS encoding isochorismatase family protein yields MAGIAPIPPYPLPERGDLPDNTARWSIDPDRAVLLVHDMQRYFLQPFAPELRDPLLANAARLRAHALATGMPVAYTAQPGSMTPEERGLLKDFWGPGMRAEPADREVVDELTPAPGSWMLTKWRYSAFFRTDLLERMRAAGRDQLVICGVYGHVGILATAVESFTQDIETFLIADAVGDFSLERHRMTMEYAAHRCAVVLTTKEAVG; encoded by the coding sequence ATGGCCGGCATCGCCCCCATCCCGCCGTACCCGCTCCCCGAGCGCGGCGACCTTCCCGACAACACCGCCCGGTGGAGCATCGACCCCGACCGGGCCGTCCTGCTCGTCCACGACATGCAGCGCTACTTCCTCCAGCCGTTCGCCCCCGAGCTGCGCGACCCGCTGCTCGCGAACGCCGCCCGGCTGCGCGCCCACGCGCTGGCGACCGGGATGCCGGTGGCGTACACCGCCCAGCCCGGCAGCATGACCCCCGAGGAGCGCGGGCTGCTCAAGGACTTCTGGGGGCCGGGCATGCGCGCCGAGCCCGCCGACCGCGAGGTGGTCGACGAGCTGACGCCCGCGCCCGGCTCCTGGATGCTCACCAAGTGGCGCTACAGCGCCTTCTTCCGCACCGACCTGCTGGAGCGGATGCGCGCGGCCGGCCGGGACCAGCTCGTCATCTGCGGTGTCTACGGGCACGTCGGCATCCTGGCGACGGCCGTCGAGTCCTTCACCCAGGACATCGAGACCTTCCTGATCGCGGACGCCGTCGGGGACTTCTCCCTGGAACGGCACCGGATGACCATGGAGTACGCCGCACACCGCTGCGCCGTCGTGCTCACGACCAAGGAGGCGGTGGGCTGA
- a CDS encoding SRPBCC family protein: MSESVIDNSPLFELRADIAVSATPKEVYAVVSDLPRSAEWSPECRGGEWIGGEPAAVGTIFRGENLRSEEVVAWAPLVRGTWYTEARVTAAEPGVTFRWMMLSHAQDDQESVWGFDIEPLAEGSRLVHHFRMGKATAGIHKIVSELDEDARKRFVADWTAKLERDLDDTLKRIKDVIESA; this comes from the coding sequence ATGAGCGAATCAGTCATCGACAATTCTCCCCTGTTCGAACTGCGCGCGGACATTGCGGTTTCCGCGACCCCGAAAGAGGTCTACGCGGTCGTCAGCGATTTGCCGCGCAGTGCCGAATGGAGCCCCGAATGCCGGGGCGGTGAATGGATCGGTGGAGAGCCCGCGGCGGTGGGCACCATCTTCCGCGGCGAGAACCTCCGCAGCGAGGAGGTCGTGGCCTGGGCCCCGCTCGTGCGCGGGACCTGGTACACCGAGGCCCGGGTCACGGCGGCCGAGCCGGGTGTGACCTTCCGCTGGATGATGCTCTCGCACGCCCAGGACGACCAGGAATCCGTCTGGGGCTTCGACATCGAGCCGCTCGCCGAAGGCAGCCGGCTGGTCCACCATTTCCGCATGGGAAAGGCGACCGCCGGAATTCACAAGATCGTCTCCGAGCTCGACGAGGATGCTCGTAAGCGATTCGTCGCGGACTGGACCGCCAAGCTGGAACGGGACCTCGACGACACCCTCAAGCGAATCAAGGACGTCATCGAATCCGCATGA
- a CDS encoding FAD/NAD(P)-binding protein — MTKALLEICVVGAGPRGLSVIERLCANERAEPSHAGVTIHVVDPSPPGAGTVWRPEQSRHLLMNTVASQITVFTDDSARLEGPIEAGPSLYEWARALVARVEAGHGEADEDVLSEARSLGPDSYPTRSFYGRYLRSCFQEVVDRAPAHVAVKVHRSRAVAIADVHGVTDGTQGVRLEDGTRLNELDAIILAQGHLPTRLTPREARTAGLARIHHLTYVAPANPADLDLSGIKPGQPVLLRGLGLNFFDHMALFSAGRGGTFERGEDGKLVYHASGREPRMYAFSRRGVPYHSRGENQKGAYGRYFPRLLTVEYIEKLRARSADGQQIRFKTDLWPLISREVESVYYETLLTARDRAADGAELAERFLKRPADDDGAQLLTEFGIQPEDHWSWERLSKPYENREFTSRESFRAWLLEYLAADVVAARSGNVSGPVKAALDVLRDLRNEIRLAVDHGGLAGDSYRDELEAWYTPLNAFLSIGPPASRIEEMIALIEAGLLEVTGPGTKIAVDTGAPQYVAMSTEVPGPPIHSTVLIEARLPEPDLRRTDDPLMRHLLDTGQAQPYSMAASQGRSYQTGGLAVTERPYRLLDGNGEVHPRRFAYGVPTESVHWVTAAGIRPGVDSVTLGDSDAIARAALAVTPVANRPWSAQVQTSEEGLVGVIV; from the coding sequence ATGACCAAGGCTCTCCTTGAGATCTGTGTCGTGGGTGCCGGGCCCCGCGGCCTGTCGGTGATCGAACGGCTCTGCGCCAACGAGAGAGCCGAGCCCAGCCACGCCGGGGTCACCATCCACGTGGTGGACCCCTCCCCGCCGGGGGCCGGTACGGTCTGGCGGCCCGAGCAGTCCCGCCATCTGCTGATGAACACGGTGGCCTCGCAGATCACCGTCTTCACCGACGACAGTGCCCGGCTGGAGGGCCCCATCGAGGCGGGGCCCAGCCTGTACGAGTGGGCCCGCGCCCTGGTCGCCCGGGTCGAGGCGGGCCACGGCGAGGCCGACGAGGACGTGCTCTCCGAGGCCCGTTCGCTCGGCCCGGACTCGTACCCCACCCGCTCCTTCTACGGCCGCTACCTGCGCAGCTGCTTCCAGGAGGTGGTGGACCGCGCCCCGGCGCACGTGGCGGTCAAGGTGCACCGCTCCCGCGCGGTGGCCATCGCCGATGTGCACGGGGTCACCGACGGGACCCAGGGCGTCCGGCTGGAGGACGGCACCCGGCTCAACGAGCTGGACGCCATCATCCTGGCCCAGGGCCACCTGCCGACCCGGCTGACCCCGCGCGAGGCGCGGACGGCGGGCCTCGCCCGGATCCACCACCTCACCTATGTGGCCCCGGCCAACCCGGCCGACCTGGACCTCAGCGGCATCAAGCCCGGCCAGCCGGTGCTGCTGCGCGGCCTGGGGCTCAACTTCTTCGACCACATGGCCCTGTTCAGCGCGGGCCGGGGCGGCACCTTCGAGCGCGGCGAGGACGGCAAGCTCGTCTACCACGCTTCGGGCCGCGAGCCGAGAATGTACGCGTTCTCCCGGCGCGGGGTGCCCTACCACTCGCGCGGCGAGAACCAGAAGGGCGCCTACGGCCGCTACTTCCCCCGGCTCCTCACCGTCGAGTACATCGAGAAGCTGCGCGCCCGCTCCGCCGACGGCCAGCAGATCCGGTTCAAGACCGACCTGTGGCCGCTGATCTCCCGGGAGGTCGAGAGCGTCTACTACGAGACCCTGCTCACCGCCCGGGACCGCGCGGCGGACGGCGCCGAGCTGGCCGAGCGCTTCCTGAAGCGGCCGGCCGACGACGACGGGGCGCAGCTGCTCACCGAGTTCGGCATCCAGCCGGAGGACCACTGGTCCTGGGAGCGGCTCTCCAAGCCGTACGAGAACCGGGAGTTCACCAGCCGGGAGAGCTTCCGGGCCTGGCTGCTGGAGTATCTGGCCGCCGATGTGGTCGCCGCCCGCAGCGGCAACGTCAGCGGTCCGGTCAAGGCCGCGCTGGACGTGCTGCGGGACCTCCGCAACGAGATCCGGCTCGCGGTCGACCACGGCGGACTGGCCGGTGACTCCTACCGGGACGAGCTGGAGGCCTGGTACACCCCGCTCAACGCCTTCCTCTCCATCGGCCCGCCGGCCTCCCGCATCGAGGAGATGATCGCCCTCATCGAGGCAGGCCTGCTGGAGGTGACCGGACCGGGCACGAAGATCGCCGTGGACACCGGCGCACCGCAGTACGTCGCGATGTCCACCGAGGTGCCCGGGCCGCCGATCCACTCGACGGTCCTGATCGAGGCCCGGCTGCCCGAGCCCGATCTGCGGCGCACCGACGACCCGTTGATGCGCCATCTGCTGGACACCGGGCAGGCCCAGCCGTACTCCATGGCCGCCTCCCAGGGCCGCAGCTACCAGACCGGCGGGCTCGCCGTCACCGAGCGGCCCTACCGGCTGCTGGACGGCAACGGCGAGGTGCACCCCCGGCGCTTCGCCTACGGCGTGCCGACGGAGTCGGTGCACTGGGTCACGGCCGCGGGCATCCGCCCCGGCGTCGACTCGGTGACGCTCGGCGACTCGGACGCCATCGCCCGGGCGGCCCTGGCGGTGACCCCCGTCGCCAACCGCCCCTGGTCCGCCCAGGTCCAGACCTCGGAAGAGGGTCTCGTCGGGGTGATCGTGTGA
- a CDS encoding anthranilate synthase family protein, translating to MTDLLGRILAADPPPFALLHRPEATGDGTLDVLVGDVRAYDTLADVPLTPGPHGEARHDALVLVPYRQIAERGFVGAEDGSPLLAMTVTDQEVRSVAEALRRIPDTPIALTDGGFDTDDETYAETVRRVVTDEIGTGKGANFVIKRSYSADITGYTPAAALTFFRRLLERETGAYWTFVVHTGERTFVGATPERHVSLTRGLAVMNPISGTYRYAPSGPSLPAMMEFLADRKEIDELYMVVDEELKMMSRICPEGGRVIGPFLKEMARLAHTEYFIEGHSDRDPRDILRETMFAPTVTGSPLESACRVINQYEPEGRGYYSGVVALLGRDEEGGHALDSSILIRTADISAAGRLRIGVGATLVRHSDPMSEAAETRAKAAGLLAALESGGQTRLSTNPEVRAALAERNSSLADFWLAHAGDRHAPDPYLAGRRVLVVDAEDTFTSMIAQQLSAIGLSVTVRRFDEPYDPDDHDLTVMGPGPGDPRDLTDPKIAHLDTAVGRLLENRTPFLAVCLSHQVLSGRLGLPLIRRDVPNQGVQREIDLFGRREQVGFYNTFAAVSEEAKTDCPGIGPIEVSRSPETGEVHGLRGPWFASTQFHAESVLTRDGVHITRNLLTELLRRTEGAVR from the coding sequence ATGACCGATCTGCTCGGGCGGATACTCGCGGCCGACCCGCCCCCCTTCGCCCTGCTCCACCGCCCGGAGGCCACCGGCGACGGCACGCTCGACGTGCTCGTCGGGGACGTGCGCGCGTACGACACCCTCGCCGACGTCCCCCTCACCCCGGGCCCCCACGGCGAGGCCCGGCACGACGCCCTGGTCCTCGTCCCGTACCGGCAGATCGCCGAGCGCGGCTTCGTCGGCGCCGAGGACGGCTCCCCGCTGCTCGCGATGACCGTCACCGACCAGGAGGTCCGGAGCGTCGCGGAGGCGCTGCGCCGCATCCCGGACACCCCGATCGCGCTCACCGACGGCGGCTTCGACACCGACGACGAGACGTACGCCGAGACCGTGCGCCGGGTCGTCACCGACGAGATCGGCACCGGCAAGGGCGCCAACTTCGTCATCAAACGCTCCTACTCGGCCGACATCACCGGCTACACCCCCGCGGCCGCGCTCACCTTCTTCCGGCGGCTGCTGGAGCGGGAGACCGGCGCCTACTGGACGTTCGTCGTCCACACCGGGGAGCGCACCTTCGTCGGCGCAACCCCCGAGCGCCATGTCAGCCTCACCCGCGGCCTCGCGGTGATGAACCCCATCAGCGGCACCTACCGGTACGCGCCCAGCGGCCCGAGCCTGCCCGCCATGATGGAGTTCCTCGCGGACCGCAAGGAGATCGACGAGCTGTACATGGTCGTCGACGAGGAGCTGAAGATGATGTCCCGGATCTGCCCGGAGGGCGGGCGGGTCATCGGACCGTTCCTCAAGGAGATGGCCCGGCTCGCCCACACCGAGTACTTCATCGAGGGGCACAGCGACCGCGACCCGCGCGACATCCTGCGCGAGACGATGTTCGCGCCGACCGTCACCGGCAGCCCGCTGGAGAGCGCCTGCCGCGTCATCAACCAGTACGAGCCCGAGGGGCGCGGCTACTACAGCGGGGTCGTGGCCCTCCTCGGCCGCGACGAGGAGGGCGGCCACGCCCTGGACTCCTCGATCCTCATCCGTACCGCCGACATCTCGGCCGCCGGACGCCTGCGGATCGGCGTCGGCGCCACCCTCGTACGCCACTCCGACCCGATGTCCGAGGCGGCCGAGACCCGGGCCAAGGCGGCCGGGCTGCTGGCGGCCCTGGAGTCCGGCGGGCAGACCCGGCTCTCCACCAACCCCGAGGTCCGGGCTGCCCTGGCCGAACGGAACTCCTCCCTCGCGGACTTCTGGCTCGCCCACGCCGGGGACCGGCACGCTCCCGACCCGTACCTCGCCGGACGGCGGGTGCTGGTGGTCGACGCCGAGGACACCTTCACGTCGATGATCGCCCAGCAACTGAGCGCCATCGGCCTGTCAGTGACAGTCCGCCGCTTCGACGAACCGTACGACCCCGACGACCACGACCTGACGGTCATGGGCCCCGGCCCCGGCGATCCGCGCGACCTCACCGACCCGAAGATCGCCCATCTCGACACGGCCGTGGGCCGGTTGCTGGAGAACCGCACCCCGTTCCTCGCCGTCTGCCTCAGCCACCAGGTGCTGAGCGGCCGGCTCGGACTCCCGCTGATCCGCCGCGATGTCCCCAACCAGGGCGTGCAGCGCGAGATCGACCTCTTCGGCCGCCGCGAACAGGTGGGCTTCTACAACACCTTCGCCGCCGTCTCCGAGGAGGCCAAGACCGACTGCCCGGGCATCGGCCCCATCGAGGTCAGCCGCTCGCCCGAGACCGGCGAGGTGCACGGGCTGCGCGGCCCGTGGTTCGCCTCCACCCAGTTCCACGCGGAGTCGGTCCTCACCCGCGACGGGGTGCACATCACCCGTAACCTGCTGACCGAACTGCTGCGACGCACGGAGGGAGCGGTCCGATGA
- a CDS encoding GNAT family N-acetyltransferase, translating to MDSVRVGLVPADPAPAEPAPADPAPAGLVLVDLGPGDPRMAADVAPLIRALRPRLSADAFTAFAEEGHAQGLRFTVAYDTATGRALGAATHRVLATSRGRLLFVDDLVTAAGSRGRGVGARLMAELERRGRAEGCARLELDSGTTNVDAHRFYHARRLTVAAFHFGRELEPDLGTDGGSGTDADPGTDADPATDRGSAGR from the coding sequence ATGGACTCCGTACGCGTCGGCCTCGTACCCGCGGATCCCGCACCCGCCGAGCCCGCACCCGCCGACCCCGCACCCGCCGGCCTCGTACTCGTCGATCTCGGCCCCGGCGACCCCCGGATGGCCGCCGATGTGGCGCCGCTGATCCGCGCGTTGCGCCCGCGGCTCTCGGCCGACGCCTTCACCGCCTTCGCGGAGGAGGGGCACGCCCAGGGGCTCCGCTTCACCGTCGCGTACGACACCGCCACCGGCCGGGCCCTCGGCGCGGCCACCCACCGGGTGCTGGCGACCAGCCGGGGGCGGCTGCTGTTCGTCGACGACCTGGTGACGGCGGCCGGGTCCCGGGGCCGGGGGGTCGGCGCCCGCCTGATGGCCGAGCTGGAGCGGCGCGGGCGGGCGGAGGGGTGCGCCCGGCTGGAGCTGGACTCGGGCACCACCAACGTGGACGCGCACCGCTTCTACCACGCGCGCCGCCTGACGGTGGCCGCGTTCCACTTCGGCCGGGAGCTGGAGCCGGACCTCGGCACGGACGGTGGCTCCGGCACGGACGCGGACCCCGGCACGGATGCGGACCCCGCCACGGACAGGGGCTCCGCAGGCCGCTGA
- a CDS encoding NADPH:quinone reductase, producing the protein MLAAYIEQLGSPDTIRYGELPQPVAQAGEVLVDVSVASVNHVDTFVRSGAWRTPVTFPFVIGRDLAGTVAAAAPGTGFEVGERVWCNSMGHAGRQGAAAERVAVPADRLYRLPDGVDPEDAVALAHPAATAYLALHPHGRVQAGETVVVLGGGGNVGSALVVLAVHAGARVVATASARDIERLRGLGADEVIDYRDPDVVGRLKAACPQGVDVWIDTSARNDLETAVDLLAWRGRVVVLAGLTTRPVLPAGPLYLKDCSVVGFAISQATTAELAAAAETIGTLLAAGKLLPPATVPMPLSAAADAHGRLERGEVRGKILLRVGGADAEVAPERT; encoded by the coding sequence ATGCTCGCCGCTTACATCGAACAGCTCGGTTCCCCCGACACCATCCGGTACGGCGAACTCCCCCAGCCTGTGGCACAGGCGGGCGAGGTCCTGGTGGACGTGAGTGTCGCCTCCGTCAACCACGTCGACACCTTCGTCCGGTCCGGAGCCTGGCGTACGCCCGTGACCTTTCCCTTCGTGATCGGCCGCGATCTGGCCGGCACCGTCGCCGCCGCCGCGCCCGGCACCGGCTTCGAGGTCGGCGAACGCGTCTGGTGCAACAGCATGGGCCACGCCGGCCGGCAGGGTGCCGCCGCCGAGCGCGTGGCCGTCCCCGCCGACCGGCTCTACCGGCTGCCCGACGGGGTCGACCCCGAGGACGCCGTGGCCCTGGCCCACCCCGCCGCCACCGCCTACCTCGCCCTGCACCCGCACGGCCGGGTGCAGGCGGGTGAGACCGTCGTCGTCCTGGGCGGCGGCGGCAACGTGGGCAGCGCCCTCGTCGTCCTCGCCGTGCACGCCGGGGCGCGGGTCGTCGCCACCGCGTCGGCCCGGGACATCGAACGGCTCCGGGGCCTCGGCGCCGACGAGGTCATCGACTACCGCGACCCGGACGTGGTGGGACGGCTCAAGGCCGCCTGCCCCCAGGGCGTCGACGTGTGGATCGACACCTCGGCCCGCAACGACCTGGAGACGGCCGTCGACCTGCTCGCCTGGCGCGGGCGGGTGGTGGTGCTCGCCGGGCTCACCACGCGGCCGGTGCTGCCCGCGGGACCGCTCTATCTGAAGGACTGCTCGGTCGTCGGCTTCGCCATCTCGCAGGCGACGACCGCCGAACTCGCCGCCGCCGCCGAGACCATCGGCACGCTGCTGGCCGCCGGGAAGCTGCTGCCCCCGGCGACGGTGCCGATGCCGCTGAGCGCCGCGGCGGACGCGCACGGCCGGCTGGAGCGCGGCGAGGTCCGCGGAAAGATCCTGCTGAGGGTCGGCGGGGCCGACGCGGAAGTCGCACCGGAAAGAACTTGA
- a CDS encoding DsbA family oxidoreductase, with protein sequence MTSDDPKLVNTASTEGDWPVITIWSDIGCPWAALALHTLRAASARLELPVLIDHRAFPLELFNREPTPKFIVDVELAAIAARRPEVNWRRWSAPEWTYPSSMLPALEAVQAAKSPAVGGLRASDELDIALRRAFYTESRSVGVHAVILELAESCEHLDADALAKALRAGEGRSEVYGQWDIAQGPHVQGSPHLFAPGGYTVHNPGVTCRWTDSPENGGFPLFEAYDESWAEELLRRVHGAG encoded by the coding sequence ATGACGAGCGACGACCCGAAACTGGTCAACACCGCCAGTACCGAGGGTGACTGGCCGGTCATCACCATCTGGTCGGACATCGGCTGCCCCTGGGCAGCGCTGGCCCTGCACACCCTGCGGGCCGCCTCCGCCCGGCTGGAGCTGCCGGTCCTCATCGACCACCGGGCCTTCCCGCTGGAGCTGTTCAACCGGGAGCCCACCCCGAAGTTCATCGTGGATGTGGAACTGGCCGCCATCGCCGCCCGCCGCCCCGAGGTGAACTGGCGCCGCTGGTCGGCCCCCGAGTGGACCTACCCCTCCAGCATGCTGCCCGCCCTGGAGGCCGTCCAGGCCGCCAAGTCCCCGGCCGTGGGCGGCCTGCGCGCCTCCGACGAGCTGGACATCGCCCTGCGCCGCGCCTTCTACACCGAGAGCCGCTCGGTGGGCGTGCACGCGGTGATCCTGGAGCTGGCCGAGAGCTGCGAGCACCTGGACGCCGACGCCCTGGCGAAGGCGCTGCGCGCGGGCGAGGGCCGCTCCGAGGTGTACGGCCAGTGGGACATCGCCCAGGGCCCCCACGTCCAGGGCAGCCCGCACCTGTTCGCCCCCGGCGGCTACACGGTGCACAACCCCGGGGTGACCTGCCGCTGGACGGACTCCCCGGAGAACGGCGGCTTCCCGCTCTTCGAGGCGTACGACGAGTCCTGGGCGGAGGAGCTGCTGCGGCGGGTGCACGGGGCGGGGTGA
- the pcaB gene encoding nitrosuccinate lyase, with protein MTAGTPGPVAAPGAPAPGAAARTADRGRDTPATSRTDTAPGPLATGTTGPGIDSGILSPVRAGTPGEAATSDEAWLQAMLDAEAALTRAQAGIGTVPKEAAETVTRTARADALDLRALAVASRETANPVVSLVAALTRAVAEVSPEAAEYVHRGSTSQDILDTGAMLVAARTLELIAADLEAAAESLAGLAREHRDTVLPGRTLALQAVPTTFGLKAAGWRRLLLDAHRRITAVLDGGLPVSLGGAAGTLAGYLEYAQVDGDARAQDVDGYLELLLDGFAAETGLARPPLPWHSLRTPIADLGAALAFTTGALGKIAIDVQSLTRTEVGEVAEPSVAGRGASSAMPHKRNPVLATLIRSASLQVPLLAAGLAQCLVSEDERSAGVWHAEWSPLRECLRLTAGATHTAVELCAGLEVRPDRMRENLGLTGDQVVTERIAAHLTPHLGRAEAKRLLGEAADEVRMSRRSLAQVLASLPQAAELLPVGSELERLCDPAGYTGAAGALVDREVGRG; from the coding sequence GTGACCGCCGGAACCCCCGGCCCCGTCGCCGCCCCCGGTGCTCCGGCGCCGGGGGCGGCGGCCCGTACGGCCGACAGGGGCAGGGACACGCCCGCCACGTCCCGTACGGACACCGCCCCGGGCCCGCTCGCCACAGGCACCACGGGCCCCGGCATCGACTCCGGAATCCTCTCCCCCGTCCGCGCGGGCACGCCCGGTGAAGCGGCGACGAGCGACGAGGCGTGGCTGCAGGCCATGCTGGACGCCGAGGCGGCGCTGACCCGGGCCCAGGCCGGGATCGGCACCGTACCGAAGGAGGCCGCCGAGACGGTCACCCGTACCGCCCGGGCGGACGCGCTGGACCTGCGGGCCCTCGCGGTCGCCTCCCGGGAGACGGCCAACCCGGTGGTCTCCCTGGTCGCCGCGCTGACCCGGGCGGTGGCAGAGGTCTCGCCGGAGGCCGCCGAGTACGTCCACCGGGGCTCGACCAGCCAGGACATCCTGGACACCGGGGCGATGCTCGTCGCCGCCCGGACCCTGGAGCTGATCGCGGCGGACCTGGAAGCGGCCGCCGAGTCGCTGGCGGGGCTGGCCCGGGAGCACCGGGACACCGTGCTCCCCGGCCGCACCCTCGCCCTCCAGGCCGTACCGACCACCTTCGGGCTGAAGGCGGCCGGCTGGCGGCGGCTGCTGCTCGACGCCCACCGCCGGATCACCGCCGTCCTCGACGGCGGGCTGCCCGTCTCGCTCGGCGGGGCGGCCGGAACGCTCGCCGGCTACCTGGAGTACGCCCAGGTCGACGGCGACGCCCGGGCCCAGGACGTCGACGGCTACCTGGAGCTGCTGCTCGACGGCTTCGCCGCCGAGACCGGCCTGGCCAGGCCGCCCCTCCCCTGGCACTCCCTGCGGACGCCGATCGCGGACCTCGGCGCCGCGCTCGCCTTCACCACCGGCGCACTCGGCAAGATCGCCATCGATGTCCAGTCACTGACGCGGACCGAGGTAGGCGAGGTGGCCGAACCGTCCGTGGCCGGGCGCGGGGCCTCCTCCGCCATGCCGCACAAACGGAACCCGGTACTGGCCACCCTCATCCGCAGCGCATCGCTCCAAGTGCCGCTGCTGGCCGCCGGTCTGGCGCAGTGCCTGGTCTCCGAGGACGAGCGGTCGGCGGGCGTCTGGCACGCCGAGTGGTCGCCCCTCCGCGAATGCCTGCGGCTGACGGCCGGGGCCACCCACACCGCGGTCGAGCTGTGCGCGGGCTTGGAGGTCCGCCCGGACCGGATGCGGGAGAACCTGGGCCTCACGGGCGACCAGGTGGTGACCGAACGGATCGCCGCCCACCTCACCCCGCACCTGGGCCGCGCGGAGGCCAAACGGCTGCTGGGCGAAGCAGCGGACGAGGTCCGGATGAGCCGCCGCTCCCTCGCCCAGGTGCTGGCCTCCCTCCCCCAGGCGGCGGAACTGCTCCCGGTGGGATCGGAGTTGGAGCGCCTGTGCGACCCGGCCGGCTACACGGGCGCCGCGGGCGCCCTGGTCGACCGGGAGGTGGGGCGGGGCTAG
- a CDS encoding class I adenylate-forming enzyme family protein translates to MFLQRIGNKGIRLGTLFDRAAARHPGNMVILDHDLDVAPELGRRLALPEVAELVAELASRLWAAGVRTGEKIVVHKTDGFDISLMACAAARIGAVPVLLSPKLDGETVVELVRRAQQPYLFTDEAKLTDSLPAEVFEVAKKVLLASGTFEGATPLASYAGTARVEPITMPPDHPTLITHTSGTTGTPKLAVHTGHTFQARYRPQATVVSAVRSREPIAIHVSFVHSRMFTAMPIAILQGHPLIILKDDEPESVAKLFSQVPPGLIEAHPNTFLRWEVLAKDPRGPLSNVKYFSSTFDAIHPRTVHTLLGASRRKLPLFAQAYGQSEVGPIAARTYSRKRGAEADGRCVGSPFHGMTNVRVVSRDGRPPTKSSPGFIEVRSDGRIVTYLGEHERWEKQVNDGWWRMGDVGYRTKWGCLHLLDREVDEIPGVESTLEIEDKLFARIEDLIEVIIIPGPDGRPVPVVSTRDDKPLDERVWKDAVVGLPPMADPVRWKLEDLPQTATTKIKRLELARLLAAGSNGNGELS, encoded by the coding sequence ATGTTTCTGCAACGAATAGGGAACAAGGGCATCCGGCTCGGGACGCTCTTCGACCGGGCGGCCGCCCGGCACCCCGGCAACATGGTGATCCTGGACCACGACCTGGATGTCGCGCCCGAACTGGGCCGCCGCCTGGCCCTGCCCGAGGTGGCCGAGCTGGTCGCCGAGCTGGCGTCGCGGCTGTGGGCCGCCGGGGTCCGCACCGGTGAGAAGATCGTCGTCCACAAGACCGACGGCTTCGACATTTCGCTGATGGCCTGCGCCGCCGCGCGGATCGGCGCCGTACCGGTGCTGCTCTCCCCCAAGCTGGACGGCGAGACCGTCGTCGAGCTGGTGCGCCGGGCCCAGCAGCCCTACCTCTTCACCGACGAGGCCAAGCTCACCGACAGCCTTCCGGCCGAGGTCTTCGAGGTCGCCAAGAAGGTCCTGCTCGCCTCCGGCACCTTCGAGGGCGCCACCCCGCTGGCCTCGTACGCCGGTACCGCACGGGTCGAGCCGATCACCATGCCGCCGGACCACCCGACGCTGATCACCCACACCTCGGGCACCACGGGCACCCCGAAGCTGGCCGTCCACACCGGCCACACCTTCCAGGCCCGCTACCGCCCGCAGGCCACCGTGGTCTCGGCGGTCCGCAGCCGCGAACCGATCGCCATCCACGTCTCGTTCGTGCACTCGCGGATGTTCACCGCCATGCCGATCGCGATCCTCCAGGGCCACCCGCTGATCATCCTGAAGGACGACGAGCCGGAGTCGGTCGCCAAGCTCTTCTCGCAGGTCCCGCCGGGGCTCATCGAGGCCCACCCCAACACCTTCCTGCGCTGGGAGGTGCTGGCGAAGGACCCGCGCGGCCCGCTGAGCAACGTCAAGTACTTCAGCTCCACCTTCGACGCCATCCACCCGCGCACCGTGCACACGCTGCTGGGCGCCTCGCGCCGGAAGCTGCCGCTCTTCGCCCAGGCGTACGGGCAGAGCGAGGTCGGCCCGATCGCGGCCCGTACGTACTCCCGCAAGCGCGGCGCCGAGGCCGACGGCCGCTGTGTCGGCTCGCCGTTCCACGGGATGACCAACGTCCGCGTGGTCAGCCGCGACGGCCGCCCGCCGACGAAGTCCTCGCCGGGCTTCATCGAGGTCCGCAGCGACGGCCGGATCGTCACCTACCTCGGTGAGCACGAGCGGTGGGAGAAGCAGGTCAACGACGGCTGGTGGCGCATGGGCGACGTCGGCTACCGCACCAAGTGGGGCTGTCTGCACCTGCTGGACCGCGAGGTCGACGAGATCCCCGGCGTGGAGTCCACCCTGGAGATCGAGGACAAGCTCTTCGCCCGGATCGAGGACCTGATCGAGGTCATCATCATCCCCGGCCCCGACGGCCGCCCCGTCCCCGTCGTCTCCACTCGTGACGACAAGCCGCTGGACGAGCGGGTCTGGAAGGACGCCGTCGTCGGGCTGCCCCCGATGGCGGACCCGGTCCGGTGGAAGCTGGAGGACCTCCCGCAGACCGCCACCACCAAGATCAAGCGACTCGAACTGGCCCGGCTGCTGGCGGCCGGCTCCAACGGGAACGGCGAACTGTCATGA